The proteins below come from a single uncultured Carboxylicivirga sp. genomic window:
- a CDS encoding HTH domain-containing protein, whose product MKFIEQLERFERIITLMSLRATGTLNQLAEKLQISERTLYDYLKALKERGADFYYSDTYQSYYLLTPFEINFGCCSKLELSQTRGGKRFFISLQKFRSERPYNCYVFN is encoded by the coding sequence ATGAAGTTTATAGAACAGCTTGAACGCTTTGAGCGTATTATTACCTTAATGAGCCTGCGGGCAACTGGTACACTTAATCAGTTAGCCGAAAAATTGCAAATTAGCGAAAGAACTCTTTACGATTACCTAAAAGCACTAAAGGAAAGAGGTGCTGATTTTTATTACTCCGATACTTATCAATCCTATTATTTACTTACTCCTTTTGAAATAAACTTTGGTTGTTGCAGTAAATTAGAATTATCGCAAACAAGGGGAGGAAAACGTTTTTTTATATCACTGCAAAAATTTCGCAGTGAAAGGCCTTATAATTGTTATGTGTTTAACTAA